Proteins found in one Oncorhynchus mykiss isolate Arlee chromosome 17, USDA_OmykA_1.1, whole genome shotgun sequence genomic segment:
- the osgn1 gene encoding oxidative stress induced growth inhibitor 1 yields MDLQNKDILPREILPVVVIGNGPSGICLSYLLSGYTPYLSPEGTHPNPLLQGKLDQQPHLSLLELDLEYLCEGLEGRSSNPVAVLFDSLLLPDSDFGLDHASPLLWRYEPERATPHLVLGKGPPGGAWHAMEGSMLTLSLANWMELPGLKLKEWMREKRRNVRNDRATPAEIASYYQHYVNQMGLEDSFACGTTVTSIQRVNCEGASSRSFWKVQGTQKREADELGEGSLSEVPFIVCADYVVLATGTHDIPARLGVEGEGLPFVCHSFWELEAAISKGQLDHTSDPVLVVGAGLTAADAVLAAHHLNTPVYHAFRRSVTDPGLIFNQLPKLLYPEYHKVHQMMTQQQQHGQDTPSSGGMGTLVDQQENNTASMSTGSYPGYVSLPKHRVVAFKPDRKCVLEGEDGCRTVLQVSMALVLIGAHPNLSFLSENGRPLGLNPQEPITCRRNPLEVDPYTYESVSEGGMYAMGPLVGENFVRFLKGGALAIASDLAKKQRAKEENRTTLRVS; encoded by the exons ATGGACCTGCAAAATAAAGATATCCTTCCCAGAGAGATTCTGCCAGTTGTTGTCATCG GTAACGGCCCCTCGGGCATCTGCCTGTCATATCTGTTGTCAGGTTACACCCCTTACCTGTCTCCAGAGGGCACTCACCCTAACCCCCTACTGCAAGGCAAGCTGGATCAACAGCCTCATTTGTCATTGTTGGAGCTG GACCTGGAGTACCTGTGTGAGGGACTAGAGGGCCGCTCCTCCAACCCCGTGGCTGTGCTGTTTGACTCCCTGCTCCTGCCCGACAGTGACTTTGGGCTGGACCATGCCTCACCACTGCTTTGGCGCTACGAACCGGAGCGGGCCACCCCACACCTGGTGCTTGGCAAAGGACCTCCAGGAGGAGCCTGGCAT GCGATGGAAGGCTCCATGCTCACTCTCAGCCTGGCTAACTGGATGGAACTGCCCGGCCTGAAGCTTAAGGAGTGGATGAGAGAAAAGCGCAG GAACGTCCGTAACGACAGGGCCACCCCCGCCGAGATTGCCTCCTACTACCAGCACTATGTCAACCAGATGGGCCTGGAGGACAGCTTCGCCTGCGGCACCACCGTCACCTCCATACAGAGGGTGAACTGCGAAGGGGCCAGCAGCCGTTCCTTTTGGAAAGTCCAGGGGACCCAGAAGAGGGAGGCTGACGAGCTGGGGGAAGGAAGTCTGTCAGAGGTCCCCTTTATAGTATGCGCAGACTACGTGGTTCTGGCCACGGGCACCCATGACATCCCGGCCCGTCTGGGCGTGGAAGGTGAGGGTCTCCCCTTCGTGTGCCACAGCTTCTGGGAGCTAGAGGCAGCAATCTCCAAAGGCCAGCTGGACCACACCTCAGACCCAGTACTGGTGGTGGGAGCCGGGCTGACAGCGGCCGACGCTGTCCTGGCAGCTCACCACCTCAACACGCCTGTGTACCACGCCTTCCGGCGCTCGGTCACCGACCCAGGCCTCATCTTCAACCAGCTTCCCAAGCTCCTCTACCCTGAGTACCACAAGGTGCACCAGATGAtgacacagcagcagcagcatggccaaGACACCCCCAGCTCTGGGGGAATGGGCACCCTGGTGGACCAACAGGAAAACAACACCGCCTCCATGTCTACTGGCTCCTACCCAGGCTACGTCAGCCTGCCCAAACACCGGGTGGTGGCCTTCAAGCCTGACAGGAAGTGCGTGCTGGAGGGGGAGGACGGATGTCGCACCGTGCTGCAGGTCTCCATGGCCCTGGTGCTGATTGGCGCCCACCCCAACCTGTCCTTCCTTTCTGAGAACGGACGGCCCCTCGGCCTCAACCCCCAGGAGCCAATCACGTGCCGGCGGAACCCCCTGGAAGTTGACCCATACACGTACGAGTCGGTGTCAGAGGGGGGGATGTACGCCATGGGGCCTCTAGTTGGGGAGAACTTTGTCCGCTTCCTCAAGGGGGGAGCTTTAGCCATCGCTAGCGACCTCGCCAAGAAGCAGCGGGCCAAGGAGGAGAATCGCACCACCCTGCGTGTGTCCTAG